A genomic segment from Candidatus Korarchaeum cryptofilum OPF8 encodes:
- the ilvA gene encoding threonine ammonia-lyase: MNPEEIFSMIKEASSCLEPVIRKTPVMISDAISQLSRAEVFLKMENFQRTGSFKVRGAYYKMSKMRGVKSVVAASSGNHAQGVSYSASLLGMKAKIVMPKYTPFFKVNAVKGYGGEAILHGETYDDAYLKAMEISKEEGIPFIHPFDDPEIIAGQGTIGLEISDLDFDAVIVPVGGGGLISGIAIAVKRLKPNAKVIGVQPAGAPSSYLSFREGRIVETDRAYSIADGVIVKRPGELTLKIMREFVDDIVLVDDREIARAIFLLLEREKTVVEGAGALPVAALLSGKLRLEGRRVVCVLSGGNIDPSMLDRIMNRVLLLEGRQIKVMGVLPERPGQLKRVIDVVAELGFNIVEIEHERLNPLIHPGMTQVTLVLEVPGREYADLLISRLRGMGLEFSQVMF; this comes from the coding sequence ATGAACCCCGAGGAGATCTTCAGTATGATAAAGGAAGCTAGCAGCTGCTTGGAGCCGGTGATACGCAAGACACCTGTCATGATCAGCGACGCTATATCGCAGCTGTCGAGAGCGGAGGTATTCCTGAAGATGGAGAACTTCCAGAGGACTGGATCCTTCAAGGTTAGGGGGGCTTATTACAAGATGAGCAAGATGAGGGGAGTTAAGAGCGTCGTCGCGGCTAGCTCCGGAAACCACGCGCAGGGGGTATCTTATTCAGCTAGCCTCCTGGGTATGAAAGCCAAGATAGTGATGCCGAAGTATACGCCCTTCTTCAAGGTGAATGCCGTTAAGGGCTACGGTGGCGAGGCGATCCTCCACGGGGAGACTTACGACGATGCTTATCTTAAAGCTATGGAGATCTCCAAGGAGGAGGGGATACCTTTCATACATCCCTTCGATGATCCCGAGATAATAGCTGGGCAGGGCACTATAGGATTGGAGATAAGCGATCTGGATTTCGATGCCGTCATAGTGCCGGTGGGTGGAGGGGGCCTCATATCCGGGATAGCTATAGCTGTCAAGAGATTGAAGCCCAATGCAAAAGTAATAGGGGTTCAGCCGGCTGGAGCTCCCTCCTCTTATCTCTCCTTCAGGGAGGGAAGGATCGTGGAGACCGATAGAGCTTACAGTATCGCCGATGGCGTTATAGTTAAGAGGCCGGGGGAATTGACCCTGAAGATCATGAGGGAGTTCGTTGACGATATAGTATTAGTCGACGATAGGGAGATAGCTAGAGCTATATTCCTACTATTGGAGAGGGAGAAAACCGTCGTTGAGGGAGCTGGGGCGCTCCCGGTAGCAGCTCTACTATCTGGGAAGCTTAGGCTGGAGGGGAGGAGGGTCGTCTGCGTCCTCTCCGGTGGTAATATAGATCCATCGATGCTGGATAGGATAATGAACAGGGTCTTACTGCTCGAGGGAAGGCAGATAAAGGTGATGGGGGTCCTGCCCGAGAGACCGGGGCAGCTGAAGAGGGTCATCGATGTAGTTGCTGAGCTAGGCTTCAACATAGTTGAGATCGAGCATGAGAGGTTGAACCCGCTCATACATCCTGGCATGACTCAAGTCACGCTAGTGCTCGAGGTCCCCGGCAGGGAGTACGCTGACCTCCTCATATCTAGGCTGAGGGGCATGGGACTGGAGTTCAGCCAGGTCATGTTTTAA
- a CDS encoding DUF5320 domain-containing protein yields the protein MGWGRGWWRGWGPWPGHGPFSYLPPWERPGWVFRGRCWPFWYYRAPPSSWIKETFPSKEEEIKYLEELERGIREQLKYIEERLRELKGETP from the coding sequence ATGGGTTGGGGAAGAGGCTGGTGGAGAGGTTGGGGGCCCTGGCCGGGTCATGGACCCTTCAGCTACCTTCCTCCCTGGGAGAGGCCTGGATGGGTCTTTAGAGGGCGTTGCTGGCCTTTCTGGTACTACAGAGCTCCTCCTAGCTCCTGGATAAAGGAGACTTTCCCCAGCAAGGAAGAGGAGATTAAATACCTCGAGGAGCTGGAAAGAGGCATCAGGGAGCAGCTGAAGTACATCGAGGAGAGGCTCAGGGAGCTGAAGGGTGAGACCCCCTAA
- a CDS encoding NifB/NifX family molybdenum-iron cluster-binding protein: MRVAVFTDEGGLQDRVSYHFGRARTVTIVDLDDMESVEVIQNPHGAGRGGGRALSEALARRGIDAVIVGGIGPGALSHLLEYGIRVYRAAGMSVSDALKSLAEGKLEEIREPCEDGECGHECESESIG; the protein is encoded by the coding sequence GTGAGAGTGGCTGTCTTCACGGATGAGGGGGGCCTCCAGGATAGGGTGAGCTACCATTTCGGCAGGGCCAGGACTGTGACGATAGTGGATCTGGATGATATGGAATCCGTTGAGGTCATCCAGAACCCGCATGGAGCTGGGAGAGGAGGTGGAAGGGCCCTATCCGAAGCCCTGGCTAGAAGAGGGATTGATGCTGTGATCGTGGGCGGTATCGGGCCCGGGGCCCTGAGCCACCTATTGGAATATGGAATCAGAGTATATAGAGCTGCTGGGATGAGTGTCAGCGATGCCCTGAAATCTTTAGCTGAGGGGAAGCTCGAGGAGATAAGGGAGCCGTGCGAGGATGGGGAATGCGGGCATGAATGCGAGAGCGAGTCCATCGGATGA
- a CDS encoding cation:proton antiporter: MEPLIRGIITVSILIIAAKLFSGVFRGLKLPPVLGELFAGILLGPYALGGGILIFGEPLVVINEYVEGFAEIGAILLLLAAGIELGLESLRASGMIAALIATGGGILPFLLAYYFYLTTGSSEAVALIAGAAFVATSIAISKRILSDMGLLSTRMGATLMSAAVLDDIVGIVVLGVVVSAISGGSLDPLSIAWKTASFIVIWLIILGISVAIIPRFIEALEDFGGKGAVKAIAISAGLGTASVTGALGLSPLVGAYAAGLAIGESKWREEIMELVSDLEAIFGSIFFAYLGTLLDLRVMSDPKVVSVILILTALAMAGKFVGAAIPSLLSLSLREAVGLGVGMMPRGELGLIIASIGITTGALGSEAYAEIVGMVALTTLLSPLILERVCRRGMGDDRSGVGGGEEVQSN; encoded by the coding sequence ATGGAACCTCTGATAAGGGGGATAATCACTGTAAGCATATTGATCATAGCGGCTAAGCTCTTCTCAGGTGTATTCAGAGGGCTCAAGCTCCCTCCGGTCCTGGGTGAGCTCTTCGCGGGGATCCTACTCGGCCCCTACGCCCTCGGAGGAGGTATCCTAATCTTCGGGGAGCCCCTAGTAGTGATAAACGAATACGTTGAAGGCTTCGCTGAAATAGGAGCAATACTCCTCCTTCTAGCGGCTGGTATAGAGCTGGGATTGGAGAGTTTGAGGGCATCCGGGATGATAGCTGCCTTGATAGCCACTGGAGGAGGTATCTTACCCTTCCTCCTGGCCTACTACTTCTACTTGACCACTGGGAGCAGCGAGGCCGTAGCACTAATAGCTGGAGCTGCATTCGTAGCCACTAGCATAGCGATATCCAAGAGGATATTGAGCGACATGGGGCTGCTCAGCACTAGGATGGGAGCTACTCTGATGAGCGCAGCTGTCCTAGATGACATAGTGGGCATAGTAGTTCTGGGTGTCGTCGTGAGCGCTATATCGGGTGGATCGCTAGACCCACTGTCCATAGCATGGAAGACGGCATCCTTCATAGTGATCTGGCTAATAATCCTAGGGATATCGGTAGCGATAATACCGAGGTTCATAGAGGCCCTGGAGGACTTCGGCGGGAAGGGAGCTGTGAAAGCTATAGCTATCTCAGCCGGCCTCGGCACGGCTTCCGTGACAGGAGCCCTCGGGCTCAGCCCCCTGGTCGGAGCTTACGCTGCTGGGCTGGCGATAGGTGAGTCCAAGTGGAGGGAGGAGATAATGGAGCTAGTCTCGGATTTGGAGGCGATATTCGGATCTATCTTCTTCGCGTACCTCGGGACCCTCCTAGACCTCAGAGTGATGAGCGATCCGAAGGTAGTGAGCGTCATACTGATCCTCACGGCCCTCGCAATGGCTGGGAAGTTCGTAGGCGCTGCGATACCATCGCTCCTATCCCTCAGCTTGAGGGAGGCCGTTGGGTTAGGGGTGGGTATGATGCCGAGGGGGGAGCTCGGGTTGATAATAGCTTCGATAGGTATCACCACTGGAGCTTTAGGGAGCGAGGCTTATGCCGAGATAGTGGGGATGGTCGCCCTCACTACGCTACTATCTCCATTAATACTGGAGAGGGTATGCAGGAGGGGGATGGGAGATGATAGAAGCGGGGTTGGAGGCGGAGAGGAAGTTCAGAGTAACTGA
- a CDS encoding thioesterase family protein, translating into MIEAGLEAERKFRVTEEMLASIVGSGRVDVLSTPSMIALMESVSESIVADKLPDGMISVGTMVCVRHRAPAWLGDEILVRARLLEVSGRRLKFEVRCLRGEEVIGEGEHERFIVERKRFNKP; encoded by the coding sequence ATGATAGAAGCGGGGTTGGAGGCGGAGAGGAAGTTCAGAGTAACTGAGGAGATGCTAGCTAGCATAGTCGGAAGCGGGAGGGTCGATGTCCTCTCAACTCCCTCTATGATAGCTTTAATGGAGAGCGTCTCGGAATCGATAGTAGCTGATAAACTCCCAGATGGTATGATCAGCGTGGGCACGATGGTCTGCGTGAGGCACAGGGCCCCAGCGTGGTTGGGGGATGAGATATTAGTTAGAGCGAGGCTCCTGGAGGTGAGCGGGAGGAGGCTGAAGTTCGAGGTGAGGTGCCTCAGGGGGGAGGAGGTCATAGGTGAGGGGGAGCATGAGAGGTTCATAGTTGAGAGGAAAAGGTTCAATAAACCTTAA
- a CDS encoding CBS domain-containing protein: MRVSEFMSPNPLIINPDMNLLQALEIMAERDVWSPLVKSDRILGFLTERDLINTVVSQKIAPEQLSVADAASRRYGVVRPSDNYVDAASAMMKVKSRLVVMEGEEIVGVVTAADITRAYASSKSKVPLRPYATWSVVKIGIGESVERAVELMRRERIGCLLLEDEGEIVGIFTERDVVKGFLMGGGDYCDPVGKYATLKLITIDPNATLSEAARLMAENRVKRLPIVQEGKVIGIITARDVVEGIWRESTLGIMTP; the protein is encoded by the coding sequence ATGAGGGTATCTGAGTTCATGTCCCCCAATCCCCTGATAATAAACCCTGATATGAACCTCCTTCAGGCCCTCGAGATAATGGCTGAGAGGGATGTCTGGAGCCCCTTAGTTAAATCCGATAGGATATTAGGCTTCCTGACTGAGAGAGATCTCATAAATACTGTTGTCTCCCAGAAGATAGCGCCGGAACAACTCAGCGTGGCTGATGCAGCTAGCAGGAGATACGGGGTGGTGAGGCCCAGCGATAATTACGTGGACGCTGCTTCAGCGATGATGAAAGTTAAGTCTAGGCTCGTGGTCATGGAAGGTGAGGAGATAGTCGGCGTAGTTACTGCGGCCGATATAACTAGGGCTTACGCGAGCTCCAAGAGTAAAGTACCTCTCAGGCCTTACGCTACATGGAGCGTGGTTAAGATAGGCATAGGGGAGAGCGTGGAGAGGGCGGTCGAGCTGATGAGGAGGGAGAGGATAGGCTGCCTCTTGCTCGAGGATGAGGGGGAGATAGTAGGGATATTCACTGAGAGGGATGTAGTTAAGGGATTCCTCATGGGAGGAGGTGATTACTGCGATCCTGTGGGGAAGTACGCGACTTTAAAGCTAATAACTATAGATCCCAACGCTACCTTGTCTGAGGCAGCTAGATTGATGGCCGAGAACAGGGTGAAGAGGCTCCCTATAGTGCAGGAGGGTAAGGTAATCGGTATAATAACTGCTAGGGATGTAGTGGAGGGCATATGGAGGGAGTCGACTCTGGGAATAATGACGCCTTGA
- a CDS encoding aminotransferase class V-fold PLP-dependent enzyme, giving the protein MIAKIREDFPILRSVIYFDNAATTQRPRQVIEAEREFYERFNANVHRGIHKLSREASELYERAHETLAKFINAEFEEIVFTSNTTDSINIVAWGWAVWNLKEGDKIVTTEMEHHSNMLPWRMISKLRGCELAYVKVDEYGVPIMEEAERLIDERTKLVAISGMSNVTGAIPNIEKFTKLAREVGALILIDGAQMVPHMPVDVKKLDCDFLAFSGHKMLGPTGTGVLYGKRDLLAEMMPAKPGGGTIEDVTLEDQEWAGLPWKHEGGTPNVAGGIGLAAAANYLMDVGMEWVREHEVRLTRRALELLSGIEGIKIYGPRRAEERGGIVAFNLKGMDPHMVGALLDARNIAVRTGLHCAHPLHRRLGAPQGTVRASFYLYNTEEEIGILHEELKEIATLS; this is encoded by the coding sequence ATGATCGCTAAGATAAGGGAGGACTTCCCGATACTGAGGAGCGTGATATACTTCGATAACGCCGCGACGACCCAGAGGCCCAGGCAGGTGATAGAAGCTGAAAGGGAATTTTACGAGAGGTTCAACGCTAACGTCCATAGGGGAATACATAAATTGAGCAGGGAGGCTTCTGAGCTATATGAGAGGGCTCACGAAACCCTGGCGAAATTCATAAACGCTGAATTCGAGGAGATCGTTTTCACATCGAACACGACCGATTCGATAAATATCGTGGCCTGGGGATGGGCAGTTTGGAATCTGAAGGAAGGAGATAAGATAGTGACCACTGAGATGGAGCATCACAGCAACATGCTGCCGTGGAGAATGATCTCAAAGCTGAGGGGATGCGAGCTAGCTTACGTTAAGGTGGATGAGTACGGAGTCCCGATCATGGAGGAGGCCGAGAGGCTCATAGATGAGAGGACCAAGTTAGTAGCTATCTCAGGAATGTCAAACGTCACGGGAGCTATTCCAAACATTGAGAAATTCACAAAGCTAGCTAGGGAAGTTGGGGCATTAATATTGATAGATGGGGCCCAAATGGTCCCCCACATGCCCGTAGATGTGAAAAAGCTTGATTGCGATTTTCTAGCTTTCTCAGGGCATAAGATGCTCGGCCCCACGGGTACTGGAGTGCTATACGGTAAGAGGGATTTGCTCGCGGAGATGATGCCAGCGAAACCGGGAGGGGGGACTATAGAGGATGTGACTCTCGAGGATCAGGAGTGGGCCGGCCTCCCGTGGAAGCACGAGGGAGGGACCCCGAACGTAGCTGGAGGTATAGGCTTAGCTGCTGCAGCTAATTACTTAATGGATGTGGGGATGGAATGGGTGAGGGAGCACGAAGTGAGGCTGACTCGCAGGGCACTGGAGCTCCTCTCGGGGATAGAAGGCATTAAGATCTACGGGCCGAGGAGGGCTGAGGAGAGAGGAGGCATAGTTGCGTTCAACTTGAAGGGGATGGACCCCCACATGGTGGGGGCTCTACTTGATGCTAGAAATATAGCGGTCAGGACAGGGCTCCATTGCGCCCATCCCCTCCATAGGAGGCTAGGTGCTCCTCAGGGGACCGTTAGAGCCAGCTTCTACCTCTACAATACTGAGGAGGAGATAGGGATACTCCACGAGGAGCTAAAGGAGATAGCTACTCTCTCCTAA
- a CDS encoding anion permease has product MDRRKIAYGLLVLLVGLILWFIPPPAGMDLNGWRLLAIFIAVILGLILRPLPQGAIVIIGVGVSALTGILKIGDALSGFSNSTVWLIFTAYMFARAFLKTRLGERIAYYFIRALGRRTLSLGYSISLTDLVLAPAMPSNTARAGGVIYPIVRSICHAYDSEPGPTAKKVGKFLIFNEYHTTLVTGAMFLTGMAANPLVAQLASQTIKATVTWTNWLIGALLPGIITFLIIPPLIYFITKPEIKVSEEAPKLAREKLKELGPATRQEKTLAVIFLIVLALWILGDTIKLDATITALVGLSLMLIFGVLGWEDVLGEKGGWDALIWFGGLVSLATGLNKLGVINWIAEASKGIVSGWEWLAAFVVLAIIYYYVHYLMASMTAHVAAFFPAFAAVMVGVGAPPLLVALVLGYLTNLMAATTHYGTGPAPIYFGSGYLDIKEWWGYGFLLSVLYLLLWFGIGLPYWKLLGLW; this is encoded by the coding sequence ATGGATAGAAGGAAGATAGCTTACGGTTTGCTCGTCCTCCTCGTCGGCCTGATCCTCTGGTTCATCCCGCCCCCAGCTGGCATGGATCTCAACGGTTGGCGGCTGCTCGCCATCTTCATAGCTGTCATACTGGGACTCATACTCAGGCCCCTGCCACAGGGAGCTATAGTGATAATAGGCGTGGGAGTTTCTGCGCTTACAGGCATCCTGAAGATAGGAGATGCACTCTCTGGCTTCTCTAATTCAACAGTTTGGCTCATCTTCACCGCATATATGTTTGCTAGAGCTTTCCTGAAGACGAGGCTCGGTGAGAGGATAGCTTACTACTTCATAAGAGCTCTCGGTAGGAGGACCCTCTCCCTAGGCTATTCCATATCTTTGACGGATCTAGTCCTCGCCCCAGCAATGCCGAGCAATACTGCGAGAGCTGGTGGAGTGATCTACCCGATAGTGAGGAGTATATGCCACGCTTACGATTCTGAACCAGGACCAACAGCTAAGAAAGTCGGTAAGTTCCTCATATTCAACGAGTATCACACGACCCTCGTGACAGGCGCCATGTTCCTCACTGGCATGGCTGCTAATCCCTTAGTCGCCCAATTGGCATCTCAAACGATAAAGGCCACTGTAACTTGGACCAACTGGCTCATAGGCGCTTTACTTCCTGGGATAATAACTTTCCTAATAATACCGCCTCTGATCTACTTCATCACTAAGCCTGAAATAAAAGTTAGTGAGGAGGCTCCCAAGCTCGCTAGGGAGAAGCTTAAGGAATTAGGGCCTGCGACGAGACAGGAGAAGACCTTGGCAGTAATATTCCTCATAGTTTTAGCTCTCTGGATACTAGGGGATACGATAAAGCTAGATGCCACTATCACAGCTTTAGTGGGCCTGAGCCTCATGCTGATATTCGGAGTGCTAGGATGGGAGGATGTGCTAGGGGAGAAAGGCGGATGGGATGCCCTGATATGGTTCGGTGGTCTCGTCTCATTGGCTACAGGGCTTAACAAACTCGGGGTCATAAACTGGATAGCTGAGGCATCCAAGGGCATAGTCTCAGGTTGGGAGTGGCTAGCGGCCTTCGTTGTTCTAGCGATAATCTACTATTACGTTCACTATCTCATGGCGAGCATGACAGCTCACGTTGCCGCATTCTTCCCCGCTTTCGCCGCAGTTATGGTTGGTGTTGGAGCTCCTCCTCTCCTCGTAGCCCTCGTCCTAGGATACTTGACTAACTTGATGGCCGCCACTACACATTACGGCACTGGGCCCGCGCCTATATACTTCGGCTCAGGCTACCTGGACATAAAGGAATGGTGGGGCTACGGCTTCCTGCTATCCGTTCTGTACCTGCTCCTCTGGTTCGGGATAGGGCTTCCGTACTGGAAGCTACTCGGCCTCTGGTAA
- a CDS encoding CPBP family glutamic-type intramembrane protease, producing MRRLLKYILVTFSLTIALDITIIVIVKASPPLAKLLLTSRFLIPALGVALVSFAYFGDLLERLLSPSFKRRYIAHSLIFSISIIAISYVITLSINEIPLKVSYSGLELISYDELGSLMLVLSSFLSGMTVNTIASLIEEIGWRGFLLEETIRFGLFRSSIIIGSIWWLWRIPLAFIFTKIYPKHEDALGLISFLLLTLTLSYILSWLRLMSGSLYPVALFNGTLSSISNSLSLPLRVEDELFGFPLGLPVLAASLILAAILVLRRLKIEGIKNKR from the coding sequence ATGAGGAGACTTCTGAAATACATATTGGTGACATTCTCCCTCACGATAGCTCTCGATATAACGATAATCGTGATTGTTAAGGCCTCCCCACCTCTAGCTAAGCTCCTGCTCACCTCCAGGTTTTTGATACCGGCTTTAGGAGTAGCTCTGGTAAGCTTCGCATACTTCGGTGATCTCCTAGAGAGGCTCCTGAGCCCATCATTCAAGAGGAGGTATATCGCTCACTCCCTGATATTCTCTATATCGATAATAGCTATCAGCTATGTGATAACGCTTTCGATCAACGAGATCCCCCTCAAGGTCAGCTACTCCGGATTGGAGCTCATATCATACGATGAGCTCGGGAGCTTAATGCTAGTGCTCTCCAGCTTCCTCTCCGGGATGACTGTGAATACGATCGCCTCGCTAATTGAGGAAATAGGCTGGAGAGGGTTCTTGCTAGAGGAGACTATAAGATTCGGATTATTCAGATCATCGATCATAATAGGCTCTATCTGGTGGTTATGGCGTATCCCCTTAGCATTCATATTCACAAAGATTTATCCGAAACATGAAGATGCACTAGGGCTGATCTCATTCCTTCTTCTCACATTAACTCTCTCATACATCCTCTCCTGGCTGAGATTGATGAGTGGAAGCCTCTATCCTGTCGCTCTATTCAACGGTACCCTCAGCTCGATCTCCAACTCACTATCGCTCCCCCTGAGAGTGGAGGATGAGCTCTTCGGATTCCCCCTAGGGCTACCTGTCCTGGCAGCTTCATTAATACTAGCAGCCATATTGGTATTGAGAAGATTAAAAATAGAGGGGATTAAAAATAAACGATAA
- a CDS encoding radical SAM protein: MMESRLQRKYEDHLECLVCERRCKIREGMRGACGNYANINGSLYHVGYGKLSYIESRPIEIKPLFHYWPNSTALTYSNYGCNFYCPWCQNHEISFRWPPEVPEVKPSYLIDLAKRRGDHGISASLNEPATNFDFVLEASKLAKDSGLYSMVVTNGYFTLEALRELLNAGTDGYSIDIKGCPEMAERKILPHVNHDIIFRNAREVIEEGGHVEVVYLVVTGANDFESCFNWIVDKHLSLGPDVPLHINRYFPANRWREPETDLKKLLNFRERAMREGINFVYVGNVWDPDLESTFCPKCGKLLIRRRMCRVTHFSLIQEGGKWRCPRCGAEIPMRGKFIQQRGPLSLGSPKPPYRGASSGR, from the coding sequence ATGATGGAGTCGAGGCTTCAGAGGAAGTATGAGGATCATTTGGAGTGTTTAGTCTGCGAGAGGAGATGCAAGATAAGGGAGGGGATGAGGGGCGCCTGCGGAAATTACGCTAACATAAACGGAAGCTTATACCATGTGGGCTATGGGAAATTGAGCTACATTGAGAGCAGACCTATAGAGATCAAGCCCCTCTTTCACTACTGGCCCAACAGCACAGCGCTGACTTACTCGAACTATGGATGCAATTTCTACTGCCCTTGGTGCCAGAATCATGAGATAAGCTTCAGGTGGCCCCCCGAAGTCCCTGAAGTCAAACCGTCCTACCTCATAGATTTAGCTAAGAGGAGAGGGGATCATGGAATCTCAGCGAGCCTCAATGAGCCAGCTACCAACTTCGATTTCGTTTTAGAGGCTTCTAAGTTAGCTAAGGATTCAGGGCTCTATTCTATGGTGGTCACGAATGGTTACTTCACTTTAGAAGCTCTAAGGGAGCTCCTCAATGCCGGGACTGATGGCTACAGTATTGACATAAAGGGATGCCCTGAGATGGCTGAGAGGAAGATATTGCCTCACGTGAACCACGATATAATCTTCAGGAATGCTAGAGAGGTCATTGAGGAGGGGGGTCACGTGGAGGTAGTCTATTTAGTGGTCACAGGGGCTAACGATTTCGAGAGTTGCTTCAACTGGATAGTGGATAAGCACCTCTCCCTCGGGCCTGACGTACCTCTGCACATAAATCGCTACTTCCCAGCGAATAGATGGAGGGAGCCTGAGACCGATCTCAAAAAGCTCCTCAACTTCAGGGAGAGGGCTATGAGGGAGGGTATCAACTTCGTTTACGTGGGGAACGTTTGGGATCCCGATCTAGAGAGTACCTTCTGCCCTAAGTGCGGGAAGCTCCTCATCCGAAGGAGGATGTGTAGAGTGACTCACTTCAGCCTGATTCAGGAAGGGGGGAAGTGGAGGTGCCCCAGATGCGGGGCAGAGATACCGATGAGGGGAAAGTTCATTCAGCAGAGGGGGCCTCTTAGCCTAGGATCTCCGAAGCCTCCTTATAGGGGAGCATCCTCAGGCCGATGA
- a CDS encoding helix-turn-helix transcriptional regulator yields MRKVAIALAFVLLPSLAFSSAPVTEATLIVFPDGWVDVTLSVSGVSSRYYDLRIVGDPQNLIVTSSGLILNYSRSGSIIRVDTLDLPQFEVNYQTQSLTSKIGVIWNLTLSLPSSSAKVYLPADATIVGISSLPDEISSEGEWIKLSFGTGTLWISYKLEKISTPLTVTRSQTRIEVRTATSVTESKGNESSGVKASTESMTSESKTSVPSKSSENAPFWYIYILVPIIVGVSALLLIRSRARKVEYGEIEELIMRELRARGGEMTQSDLTKALGLPRATVWRRIRRMEMEGILTLERRGNTTVVRLRR; encoded by the coding sequence ATGAGGAAAGTAGCAATAGCGCTTGCGTTCGTACTCCTTCCCTCTCTAGCTTTTTCCTCAGCTCCAGTCACAGAGGCCACTCTCATCGTATTCCCGGACGGATGGGTCGATGTCACTCTATCCGTATCAGGGGTGAGCTCCAGGTACTACGATCTCAGGATAGTGGGCGATCCCCAGAATTTGATCGTAACTAGCAGTGGCCTAATCCTGAATTACAGCCGCAGCGGGAGCATTATAAGGGTAGATACCTTGGACCTGCCTCAATTCGAGGTCAACTATCAGACTCAGTCCTTGACATCGAAGATCGGAGTCATATGGAACCTGACGCTCTCCCTCCCCTCTAGCTCGGCTAAAGTGTATCTGCCCGCTGATGCAACCATAGTGGGGATCTCATCTCTTCCAGATGAGATAAGCTCGGAAGGAGAATGGATAAAACTGAGTTTTGGAACAGGGACTCTCTGGATATCTTATAAGCTTGAGAAAATCTCGACACCACTGACCGTGACGAGATCTCAAACAAGGATTGAGGTGAGGACCGCGACATCAGTAACTGAGTCTAAGGGGAATGAGTCGAGCGGGGTTAAAGCATCCACTGAGAGTATGACTAGTGAGAGTAAGACAAGCGTTCCCAGTAAGAGCTCCGAGAATGCTCCATTTTGGTACATCTACATATTAGTCCCGATAATCGTGGGCGTATCAGCGCTCCTGCTAATCAGAAGTAGGGCGAGGAAAGTGGAATATGGTGAGATAGAGGAGCTCATCATGAGGGAACTTAGGGCTAGAGGCGGTGAGATGACTCAATCTGATCTCACAAAAGCCCTAGGACTTCCCAGGGCGACCGTCTGGAGGAGGATAAGGAGGATGGAGATGGAAGGCATCTTAACTCTCGAGAGGAGGGGGAATACTACTGTAGTAAGGTTGAGGAGATGA
- a CDS encoding COG1470 family protein — translation MRPWPLLLLMLASGDLLIQVSPSEVIVSPGEYVNVTIFLMNRGKEEINVTGFEVKVMQNLPLIPASIPIASYDSPLEEPISLEAGESKVIYRIFEVPRIAYSGDFSVLITAKTSKGNSTAEMRVSMGIPISSAISLAITILLEVSTAYLFYLALKRRIKPEDMIERRIRRIRSIIGWKKYDEEILRLIEERKAWGTYEDGYERHSDAVRRADELISILLRDLREEERRMELSIEAIKLELSDLKEKIDNEKSRYLEKILDKKEKMLREVRNLIAELERSASARVA, via the coding sequence ATGAGGCCCTGGCCCCTCCTCCTCCTGATGCTGGCTTCAGGCGACTTGCTGATACAGGTATCCCCGAGCGAGGTCATAGTGAGCCCGGGGGAGTACGTGAACGTCACGATCTTCCTGATGAATAGGGGGAAGGAGGAGATAAATGTCACGGGTTTCGAGGTGAAAGTCATGCAGAATCTCCCCCTGATCCCCGCCTCGATCCCCATCGCTTCCTACGATTCCCCGCTGGAGGAGCCGATATCTCTAGAGGCTGGAGAGAGCAAAGTAATATACAGGATCTTCGAGGTACCTAGGATAGCTTACTCCGGGGATTTCTCTGTCCTAATAACGGCGAAGACTTCCAAAGGAAATAGCACCGCTGAGATGAGGGTATCCATGGGGATACCGATCAGCTCAGCTATATCGCTCGCGATAACGATCCTATTGGAGGTTTCAACAGCTTACTTATTCTATCTGGCATTGAAGAGGAGGATAAAGCCCGAGGATATGATAGAGAGGAGGATCAGGAGGATAAGATCGATAATAGGATGGAAGAAATATGATGAGGAGATCTTAAGGCTCATTGAGGAGAGGAAGGCTTGGGGGACTTACGAGGACGGATATGAGAGGCATTCGGATGCCGTCAGGAGGGCCGATGAGCTCATCTCAATACTCCTGAGGGATCTGAGGGAGGAGGAGAGGAGGATGGAGCTCTCCATAGAGGCAATAAAACTAGAGCTGAGCGATTTGAAGGAAAAAATTGACAATGAAAAGTCGAGATATCTTGAAAAAATTTTAGATAAAAAGGAGAAGATGCTGAGGGAAGTGAGGAATCTGATAGCTGAATTGGAGCGCTCAGCGAGCGCCCGAGTTGCGTGA